In Candidatus Polarisedimenticolaceae bacterium, the genomic stretch CAAGCTCTTCTACAAGCTCAACGAGGTGTGCCAGTACACGGACACCCAGCCGTACGTCCTGCGGTTCTGGGAGAGCGAGTTCCCGCAGCTCGCCCCCGAGAAACACAAGAACGGCCAGCGGGTGTACCGCCGTCAGGACATCGACCTCATCCTCAAGATCAAGAAGCTGCTGTACGAGGACGAATACACGATCGCCGACGTCCGCAAACGCATCGAGGCCGAGCTCGCCGGCCTCCCCGTGCAGCCTCCCGAAAAACACGTCCACGCGCCCGAGCCCCCGCCGCGCCCCGTCACCGCCGGCGATCGGATGCTCCCGCTCGAGTCGCTCCTCCCCGACGACGGGACTCCCGAGCCCGAACCTTCCTGGCCCGTCCCCGAGACACCGGAGCCGGCACGGGAATCTCCCGCGGAGCTGGCGACGCTGAAGGCCGCCCTCGATCGCGAGCACAAGGCCCGCCAGGAGGCGGAGCGCGCCCGCGACGCGGCGCTCGAGCGGGAGCGCGATGCGGTCCGGGAGGCGGGGCGGGAGCGTGAGGGGCGCCTGGCGGTCGAACGCGAGCGCGACCTCGCGATTGCCAACGCGGCGTCCAACGCCCAGGAGGCCGAACGCGAGCGATCGCTCCGGGAAGCCGCCGAGCGCGCGCGCGACGCGGCGCTCTCCCGCATCGACCTCGCGGCCTCCAGGATCCGCGGCGCGATGGAGCGGCTCGACACCCCGTCTTCTTGACGCCCCGCGAGGGGGTCGCCTACCATGCCGCCGCTTCCGACGGCATCTCCCGATGCGACCCTACGTGGGAAGTGCCCGTGCCCTCACGGGCGTCGATCGTCCCGGGGTCGGGGCGTGGCGCAGCCTGGTAGCGCACTTGCTTGGGGTGCAAGTGGTCGCCCGTTCAAATCGGGTCGCCCCGACCAACTAAGCCCCCCAGGAACCCGTACGAGGCGGCGGCGGATCGAAGCACCTCGGCTTCGAATTGTGTCGGGTCCCGGCCGCGGCGCGTCGGTACCTCTCTTATTGACCGGCAAGGTCGACGTTCGACGGGCGGGATGAAAGGGTGTCCGCACCTCGGGACTGCGTACGGCGCCTTGTTCCGCGCCGCGCCCTCCGGTCAGGAGGTTCGAGCCATGAGGGTCGCACGGCTGTTCGGGCCGATCTTCGCCTTGGCCGTGGTCCTGGGCGCACGCGACGCAGCGGCGGAGCCGCCTCTCCAAGAGGCGTACCTGTGGGAAGGGCAGGACGATGTCCTCTGGGATTGTGGCGACTTCGACATCCTCGACACGTGGAGCATGGAAGGAATCACGACGTACTACTGGAACAAGGACGGAACCCTCGATCGCTACCGGTCCCACGGCGACGCGATCGACCTGATGAAGAACTCCGTGACGGGAAAGACGGTGCTCGGCCGAACCGAGGGGTACAACTTCTTCGAAGACGTCGAGGGTGAGCCGGGCGTATGGAAACACGCCGGGCTCATGTATCACGTCGTCGTTCCGGGCGTCGGCACCGTGCTCATCGACACCGGGATCTTCTACATGGTCGATGGAGAGGTCACCTACATCAAGGGCAACCACGAGGGGATCGCGGGCGACTACGACCAACTCTGCGCCGCGCTGCGGTAGCGCCGACGTGCCTTGCGGGCCGGGATGCCCGTGGACTGCCGGTCGCCGCCGCGGAGGAGTCGCTCCGCGCGGGACTCCGGCCCAGCGACCGGAGTCCCGCCGCGACTGCCCCTTGCGTCACTTCATCGATTCAGGATCGTGGAGGCCGGACCGTTGGGCAGGGGGCGGTTGACGACCTTTGCGGTGTCTTCGGCGGCTCCACCGATCTCCCGCGCGGCACGTCGGGCCGCGTCCTTGCCCTGCTCGAGCGTGCTGAGGGTGGTGTCCTTCATCCGCCGGCCCCTCTCCGCCAGCCACTCCCGCGTCTCCTTGCCCGCGCGAGGCGCGTACAGGAGGGCGACCCCCGCACCGACTCCCGCGCCGATGAGTGCGGCCCAGAACATCCCCTTCCCGCTGCCATGCTGGATCTCTCGCATTGCGTCCTCGCCTTCTATGGGTGAATTGAACCGAGGCCATGATCGAGGCCAATGCGCGAGACGACCATCCGGTGTTCGCCCCACGGGAACGCGCCGCCGCGACTACTTCACCTCGACGATCGCGTGCGCGTGCGCTTTCGTTCCGACGCGCACGAGGAAGCCGCCGGAATCGTCGAAGACGAGACTTCCCTTCGGCGCACGGCACCTTGGTGGTGTTCTCGTTCGCGCGGCGGCAGGCGGGCGGAACGGCCACACGGCGTGCGTCGTGCGGTCGAGCGCCCTCTACGGAGCGCTGGGCCGCCGAAACCACGCTTGGGCGTATGGTGTCGCCCGTGAATCCGTCTTCCCGAGCCGGCGCCGTGCCCCTCGCGCTCCCGCGTTCCCGCCCGGCGCTCGCGTCCGGGCTCCTCCTCACCGCCTTGACGCTCGGGGTCTTCCTTCCGTTCCTCGGCAAGGCGGTGCACATCGACGATCCGCTCTTCGTCTGGACCGCCCGGCAGATCCTGTCGGAC encodes the following:
- a CDS encoding MerR family transcriptional regulator, which encodes MSEAIPDKLFYKLNEVCQYTDTQPYVLRFWESEFPQLAPEKHKNGQRVYRRQDIDLILKIKKLLYEDEYTIADVRKRIEAELAGLPVQPPEKHVHAPEPPPRPVTAGDRMLPLESLLPDDGTPEPEPSWPVPETPEPARESPAELATLKAALDREHKARQEAERARDAALERERDAVREAGREREGRLAVERERDLAIANAASNAQEAERERSLREAAERARDAALSRIDLAASRIRGAMERLDTPSS
- a CDS encoding YtxH domain-containing protein, translating into MREIQHGSGKGMFWAALIGAGVGAGVALLYAPRAGKETREWLAERGRRMKDTTLSTLEQGKDAARRAAREIGGAAEDTAKVVNRPLPNGPASTILNR